The Nerophis ophidion isolate RoL-2023_Sa linkage group LG09, RoL_Noph_v1.0, whole genome shotgun sequence genome contains a region encoding:
- the LOC133559017 gene encoding dual specificity phosphatase 29-like, with protein MSSCVVKSRGKNPYAAVQVDPDSDYITPGTLDLEQLFWTGPSAQYAHVNQVWTNVFIGDEKTALERPGLKELGITHVLNAAEGKWNNVLTGADYYADMDIQYFGVEADDKPTFDISQFFCPATQFLSEALNQPQNKVLVHCVMGRSRSASLVLAYLMMEHGLTVVDAIEHVRQRRCILPNHGFLKQLRALDIALQEKKLRVKRQMQDKHS; from the exons ATGTCCTCCTGTGTGGTAAAATCAAGAGGAAAGAACCCCTATGCGGCAGTCCAGGTGGACCCAGATAGTGATTACATCACACCGGGTACACTAGACCTGGAGCAGCTCTTTTGGACCGGCCCCAGTGCTCAGTATGCACACGTCAACCAAGTCTGGACCAATGTCTTCATCGGGGATGA GAAGACAGCCCTGGAGCGACCTGGTCTGAAGGAGTTGGGCATCACACATGTGCTGAATGCTGCGGAGGGCAAGTGGAATAACGTGCTGACTGGTGCAGATTACTACGCTGACATGGACATCCAATATTTTGGCGTGGAGGCTGACGATAAACCCACCTTTGACATCTCCCAGTTCTTCTGTCCGGCGACACAATTCCTCAGCGAGGCCCTGAACCAACCACAAA ACAAGGTGTTGGTGCACTGCGTGATGGGTCGCAGCAGGTCAGCCTCTCTGGTCTTGGCCTACCTGATGATGGAGCACGGCTTGACTGTGGTGGATGCCATTGAGCACGTGCGACAGCGCCGCTGCATCTTGCCCAACCATGGCTTCCTGAAGCAGCTCAGAGCTCTTGACATCGCCCTGCAAGAGAAGAAGCTCCGAGTGAAAAGACAGATGCAAGACAAACACTCGTGA